The following are encoded in a window of Sulfurimonas sp. C5 genomic DNA:
- a CDS encoding putative nucleotidyltransferase substrate binding domain-containing protein codes for MSILDQRRLIESIHPFELLSSVELDNLMSKIDIAYYTKETLLVSPRLESIAFYIIIKGQVSEYVDNELYNIYNEGDSFDADALIYQETSSRFVVTEDLICYEIKKDDFLDLMQNKKIQGYFLQDFISRHKQLKEYHNSSELTPFLVARVSDIYLHEACIVSSQTSIYDALQKQKRFKASIIIVDEKECVVTDTDLKEKVLLGNVQIDEPIETIATSKMVSVEKEEFLFNALLVMTHEEIKRVVVQDGGKIIGVLEQLDLLSFFANHSHLVAVQIDRANSIEDLQGIQDDVKNLILALTAKGVKVRYITKLVSALNEKIYKKAFEMCVDESLQNKCSLIVMGSEGREEQGVKSDQDNALIVDDSVDVALFEKPMMQINSFLLDIGFPECKGGVMVSNPFWRRNVRSYQELIDGWSSSMDESTLQNLSIFLDAKCVSGNCDLLDGLKDFLFQRFEARDDVLAHLAKATLNFETPLSVFSNFVVEKSHANKLDVKKGGLFALVHGIRCLALKYRIEQTNTVERIKQLNNKGVIDKNFASELIESFDTLSSMKLKTMLGATSLDDDNFIDPNSLEKVQKDLLKDSFKIVNKFKKFITFHFHLEIVS; via the coding sequence AACTCGACAATCTGATGTCCAAAATAGATATTGCATACTATACAAAAGAAACACTCCTTGTTTCGCCAAGACTAGAAAGTATAGCCTTTTACATAATTATAAAAGGACAAGTCTCAGAATATGTTGACAATGAACTGTACAACATATACAATGAGGGTGATAGTTTTGATGCAGACGCTTTGATCTATCAAGAAACATCTTCACGATTTGTAGTAACCGAAGATCTTATATGCTACGAGATCAAAAAAGACGACTTTCTCGATCTTATGCAGAACAAAAAGATCCAAGGCTACTTTCTCCAAGATTTTATCTCACGTCACAAACAACTTAAAGAATACCATAACAGTAGTGAACTCACACCTTTTCTCGTGGCAAGAGTTTCAGACATCTACCTTCATGAAGCATGTATTGTCTCATCTCAAACTTCAATCTATGATGCCCTCCAAAAACAAAAAAGATTCAAAGCAAGTATTATTATAGTTGATGAAAAAGAGTGTGTAGTAACAGATACCGATCTTAAAGAAAAAGTACTCTTAGGCAATGTGCAAATAGATGAACCAATTGAAACTATAGCTACATCAAAAATGGTGAGTGTTGAAAAAGAGGAGTTCTTATTTAACGCACTGCTTGTTATGACACATGAAGAGATTAAAAGAGTTGTCGTTCAAGACGGAGGAAAAATTATCGGAGTATTGGAGCAGCTGGATCTTCTTAGTTTTTTTGCCAACCATTCCCATTTGGTTGCCGTGCAGATAGACAGAGCAAACTCAATTGAAGATCTTCAAGGTATACAAGACGATGTAAAAAACCTGATCTTAGCCCTTACTGCAAAAGGAGTTAAGGTTCGTTACATAACTAAACTCGTCTCGGCACTTAATGAAAAGATTTATAAAAAAGCTTTTGAGATGTGTGTCGATGAGTCTTTACAAAATAAGTGTTCCCTGATTGTCATGGGCAGTGAGGGAAGAGAAGAACAGGGTGTCAAAAGCGATCAAGACAATGCTTTGATCGTAGATGACAGTGTAGACGTCGCTTTGTTTGAAAAACCGATGATGCAGATTAATAGTTTTTTACTGGATATCGGCTTTCCTGAGTGTAAAGGCGGTGTGATGGTAAGCAATCCTTTTTGGAGAAGAAACGTTCGTTCATATCAAGAACTTATAGACGGATGGTCTTCATCTATGGATGAAAGTACATTGCAAAACTTGAGTATATTTTTAGATGCAAAATGTGTGAGTGGAAACTGCGATTTGCTTGATGGGCTAAAAGATTTTCTATTTCAAAGATTTGAAGCTAGAGATGATGTTTTAGCACATTTGGCAAAAGCGACACTCAATTTTGAAACACCTTTATCTGTGTTTTCAAACTTTGTTGTTGAAAAAAGCCATGCAAATAAACTTGATGTCAAAAAAGGCGGTTTATTTGCATTGGTGCACGGTATAAGATGTCTGGCATTGAAATACCGTATAGAACAAACAAATACAGTTGAGAGAATTAAACAACTGAACAATAAAGGTGTGATAGATAAAAATTTTGCATCAGAACTTATTGAGAGTTTTGATACGCTTTCTTCTATGAAGTTAAAAACAATGCTGGGTGCTACAAGTTTAGATGATGACAACTTTATCGATCCGAACTCTTTGGAGAAAGTGCAAAAAGACCTCTTAAAAGACAGTTTTAAAATCGTAAATAAATTTAAGAAGTTTATCACTTTCCATTTCCATTTGGAGATTGTGAGCTGA
- a CDS encoding 3'-5' exonuclease yields the protein MFASIFKAFKKRRDFKRLKDREFEFLFQKSDDGTVVVFDTETTGLNPKEDEVLSIGAVKIKENKIITSQTFEVYLKNTKEIDPKSIEIHKIRPCDLKDAKESQEAIKEFLYFIGSSKLVGYYLEFDVEMINKYIRPLLGIELPNEMVEVSELYFDKTITLIPQGNIDLRFDTIMQSLDLPRMGAHNAVNDAIMTAMIYLKLTN from the coding sequence ATGTTTGCATCTATCTTTAAAGCTTTTAAAAAGCGTCGAGATTTTAAACGACTCAAAGATAGAGAATTTGAATTTTTATTTCAAAAGAGTGACGATGGTACGGTAGTTGTTTTCGATACGGAGACAACGGGACTAAATCCGAAAGAGGATGAAGTTCTTTCCATTGGTGCAGTAAAAATAAAAGAGAATAAGATAATCACTTCACAGACCTTTGAAGTGTATCTTAAAAATACAAAAGAGATAGATCCAAAAAGTATCGAGATCCATAAAATCCGACCTTGCGATCTAAAAGATGCTAAAGAGAGTCAAGAGGCTATAAAAGAGTTTCTTTACTTTATTGGGAGTTCAAAATTAGTTGGGTATTATTTAGAGTTTGATGTCGAGATGATAAACAAGTACATACGACCGCTTTTAGGAATAGAATTGCCTAATGAGATGGTCGAGGTTTCTGAATTATATTTTGATAAAACAATTACTTTAATACCTCAAGGAAATATTGATTTACGCTTCGATACAATCATGCAAAGCTTAGATTTGCCTCGTATGGGAGCGCACAATGCGGTTAATGATGCGATTATGACCGCAATGATTTATTTAAAATTGACAAATTAA
- the acs gene encoding acetate--CoA ligase → MSEIQAKPVFQPNKEFAKNARIKNMCEYNALQQEAMEDYEGFWGRYAKEKLDWIEPFSDVLDESNFPFVKWFKGGKLNVASQCIDRHLESRKNKAAIIFEGDRGDKQIITYLELFYQVNKFSNLLKEDFGVKKGDRVVIYMPMIPEAAYAMLACARIGAIHSIVFGGFSSEALRDRIEDAEAKVVITADGAFRKEKPYMLKPVVDKALEGCDVVEKVLVVERNNEDVEWVAGRDYSYNELIKNKSSVCDAEPMDSEDPLFLLYTSGSTGKPKGVQHNQAGYILWAQMTMEWVFDVKENDTYWCTADIGWITGHTYIVYGPLAMGATTVMFEGVITYPDAGRPWQMVEEYKINQFYTAPTAIRVLHKTGEDEPAKYDISSLKVLGTVGEPIDPPAWKWYYEEVGQSKCAIVDTYWQTETGGHIVSPLPGATPIKPACATLPLPGIMGEILDPETGNKVGVGEKGYMCVTRPWPSMIRGVWGDADRFIKSYFGDVKKDGKAVYFTGDGAIYDEDGYITITGRTDDVINVSGHRMGTAEVEAAIKKHWNVAEVAVVGKPHEIKGEGIFAYVVLKSDNGVADEVEEMKIINSHIKEEIGNIAVCDDIVFAPGLPKTRSGKIMRRILRSIAKGEEITQDISTLEDPSVVEKIETMVKSK, encoded by the coding sequence ATGTCAGAGATTCAAGCTAAACCGGTTTTCCAACCAAACAAAGAATTTGCTAAAAATGCAAGAATTAAAAACATGTGTGAGTACAATGCGCTTCAACAAGAAGCTATGGAAGACTATGAAGGTTTTTGGGGTCGCTATGCGAAAGAAAAACTAGATTGGATCGAACCGTTTTCTGATGTTTTGGATGAATCAAACTTCCCATTTGTTAAATGGTTCAAAGGTGGTAAATTAAACGTTGCTAGCCAATGTATTGATCGCCATTTAGAGTCTCGTAAAAATAAAGCAGCGATTATTTTTGAGGGTGACAGAGGTGATAAACAAATTATTACTTATCTTGAACTTTTCTACCAAGTGAACAAATTTTCTAATCTTTTAAAAGAAGATTTCGGTGTAAAAAAAGGTGACCGTGTAGTTATCTATATGCCAATGATTCCTGAAGCTGCATATGCAATGCTTGCATGTGCTAGAATCGGTGCAATTCACTCGATCGTATTTGGTGGTTTTTCTTCAGAAGCTTTACGTGATCGTATTGAAGATGCTGAAGCTAAAGTTGTAATCACTGCTGACGGTGCATTTAGAAAAGAAAAACCATATATGCTAAAACCTGTTGTAGATAAAGCATTAGAAGGTTGTGATGTTGTTGAAAAAGTACTTGTTGTTGAGAGAAACAATGAAGATGTAGAGTGGGTTGCAGGACGTGATTACTCTTACAACGAGTTAATTAAAAACAAATCTTCTGTATGTGATGCTGAGCCTATGGATAGTGAAGATCCATTATTCTTACTTTATACATCAGGTTCAACTGGTAAACCAAAAGGTGTTCAACATAACCAAGCTGGATACATTCTTTGGGCACAAATGACTATGGAATGGGTATTTGACGTAAAAGAGAATGATACTTACTGGTGTACGGCTGATATCGGTTGGATTACAGGTCATACTTACATCGTTTACGGTCCACTTGCAATGGGTGCGACAACTGTTATGTTTGAAGGTGTTATTACATACCCTGATGCTGGTCGCCCATGGCAAATGGTTGAAGAGTATAAAATTAACCAATTCTATACAGCTCCAACTGCAATCCGTGTATTACATAAAACTGGTGAAGATGAGCCTGCAAAATACGACATCTCATCTCTTAAAGTTCTGGGAACTGTTGGTGAGCCTATTGATCCACCGGCATGGAAATGGTATTATGAAGAAGTTGGTCAAAGCAAATGTGCAATCGTAGATACTTACTGGCAAACAGAAACTGGTGGACACATCGTTTCTCCATTACCGGGTGCTACTCCTATCAAACCTGCTTGTGCTACTTTACCGTTACCGGGTATTATGGGTGAAATTTTAGATCCAGAAACTGGTAATAAAGTAGGCGTAGGTGAAAAAGGTTATATGTGTGTTACTCGTCCTTGGCCATCTATGATCCGTGGTGTATGGGGTGATGCTGACAGATTCATCAAATCATACTTCGGTGATGTTAAAAAAGACGGTAAAGCTGTTTACTTCACTGGTGACGGTGCTATCTACGATGAAGACGGTTACATTACAATTACTGGTCGTACAGATGACGTTATCAACGTTAGTGGTCACAGAATGGGAACAGCTGAAGTTGAAGCTGCAATCAAAAAACACTGGAATGTTGCAGAAGTTGCTGTAGTTGGTAAACCACACGAAATTAAAGGTGAGGGTATCTTTGCTTACGTTGTACTAAAATCTGATAACGGTGTAGCTGATGAAGTTGAAGAGATGAAAATCATTAACTCTCACATTAAAGAAGAGATCGGTAACATCGCTGTATGTGATGATATCGTTTTTGCTCCGGGACTTCCAAAAACTCGTTCTGGAAAAATTATGCGTCGTATCCTTCGCTCAATTGCTAAAGGCGAGGAGATCACGCAAGATATTTCAACACTTGAAGACCCTTCAGTAGTTGAGAAAATCGAAACTATGGTTAAGTCTAAATAA
- a CDS encoding TIGR01621 family pseudouridine synthase, whose translation MKLLFQNDDFAIVSKPAGMNFHSEDEAGFVVLASEMLDCKLFPVHRLDKMTSGLVILAKSSEVANAFLQLFESRKIEKYYLAISLRKPKKKMGKIVGDMAKGRRGSWKLMHTKDNPAITRFISVSLNPGEKLFLVKPYTGKTHQIRVAMKSVGSPIAGDERYAAAEDAKKLDRGYLHAYALKFDLNGDSFSFKLPPDEGELFLTKECQGQIMLWDKPEEFFK comes from the coding sequence ATGAAACTTCTTTTTCAAAATGATGATTTTGCAATTGTCTCAAAACCTGCAGGAATGAACTTTCACTCAGAAGATGAAGCGGGTTTTGTAGTACTGGCATCTGAGATGCTTGACTGTAAACTTTTTCCAGTTCATCGTTTGGACAAGATGACTTCCGGACTTGTTATCCTTGCCAAAAGCTCTGAAGTTGCGAATGCTTTTTTACAACTGTTTGAGTCTCGTAAAATTGAAAAATATTATCTGGCAATCAGTCTTCGAAAACCTAAAAAAAAGATGGGAAAAATTGTAGGTGACATGGCAAAGGGAAGACGTGGGAGCTGGAAACTAATGCACACTAAAGACAATCCTGCCATCACCCGTTTTATCTCAGTATCTCTAAATCCGGGAGAAAAGCTTTTCTTAGTAAAACCATATACAGGAAAAACCCATCAGATTAGAGTAGCTATGAAATCTGTCGGTTCACCAATTGCCGGAGATGAAAGATATGCAGCTGCTGAAGATGCTAAAAAGCTCGATCGCGGCTATCTGCATGCTTATGCTTTAAAATTTGATTTAAACGGGGATTCGTTCTCTTTTAAACTTCCACCCGATGAAGGGGAGCTGTTTTTAACAAAGGAGTGTCAAGGGCAGATAATGTTATGGGATAAACCCGAAGAATTTTTCAAATAG
- the pyrF gene encoding orotidine-5'-phosphate decarboxylase produces MELCVALDLSTKEENLALVEKIKDYNIWLKVGLRTYIRDGEEFLKALKAINPDFKIFLDLKLYDIPNTMADAAESIMGLGVDMFNVHASAGRRAMQEVMDRLSSYEKRPIVLAVTALTSFTEEEFSAVYEKGIAQKADQFAKDAHECGLDGVVCSAFESESIKNLTSKEFMTLTPGIRPFGEDAGDQKRVADVAFAQSALVDFIVVGRPIYKAENPAEVVEKILQQL; encoded by the coding sequence ATGGAATTATGTGTTGCACTAGACCTTTCTACTAAAGAGGAAAACCTTGCTCTCGTTGAAAAAATAAAAGACTATAATATTTGGCTCAAAGTAGGGCTTAGAACTTACATTCGTGATGGAGAAGAGTTCTTAAAAGCACTCAAAGCAATCAACCCTGATTTTAAAATATTTTTAGACCTGAAACTTTATGACATCCCAAATACAATGGCAGATGCTGCTGAGTCTATTATGGGCCTTGGCGTTGATATGTTTAACGTACATGCAAGTGCAGGGCGCCGTGCTATGCAAGAGGTTATGGACAGACTTTCATCATATGAGAAACGTCCAATAGTATTAGCCGTGACTGCTCTTACATCATTTACAGAAGAAGAGTTTAGTGCAGTATACGAAAAAGGAATTGCCCAAAAAGCTGATCAGTTTGCAAAAGATGCACATGAGTGTGGACTTGACGGTGTAGTATGTTCTGCATTTGAGAGTGAGTCTATTAAAAATCTTACATCAAAAGAGTTTATGACATTAACACCGGGAATTCGTCCGTTTGGTGAAGATGCAGGTGATCAAAAACGTGTAGCTGACGTAGCATTTGCACAGAGTGCTTTAGTAGATTTCATTGTTGTAGGACGACCTATTTATAAGGCTGAAAATCCTGCTGAAGTAGTAGAAAAAATATTACAACAACTATAA
- a CDS encoding integrase arm-type DNA-binding domain-containing protein produces the protein MARPTTQLTATQIKEAKSKDKNYKLFDGGGLFLEVTPTGNKSWKLKYRFENKEKKYTIGKYPSISLATARQKREELKTLIAEGIDPNEKKKQDKQLQELQKNKETNTFKKLALQRLEKVQEDISESHYKRMMRGFVNDVFPFIGAKPIDDVTADDIIDIMQRMEKRGVKESARKLYQAISKTYKWAVSNRYAKRNPANDIDLNELLGKRQVTHHATFTDDVNISRLLFAIEKYQGEITTKHALKLMAYTSLRTANIVEAEWSEIDFRNKQWNIPARKMKTRSDHIVPLTNTTLKIFEEMREYTGKNKYIFTGTKGKNTHIGSETPRNAIRNMGFTSKEFTPHGFRAMFSSIAHEKSPFKYEVIEVHLAHSIGNSVSKAYNRAKYLDERRELMQWWSDYLNGVISNET, from the coding sequence ATGGCTAGACCTACAACACAACTCACAGCAACACAAATCAAAGAAGCTAAATCAAAAGACAAGAACTATAAGCTTTTTGATGGTGGGGGCTTATTCCTCGAAGTAACCCCTACGGGTAATAAATCATGGAAATTAAAATATCGTTTCGAAAATAAAGAGAAAAAATATACTATTGGTAAGTATCCAAGTATATCTTTGGCAACTGCAAGACAAAAAAGAGAAGAGTTAAAAACTCTTATTGCAGAAGGTATTGATCCTAATGAGAAAAAGAAACAAGATAAACAACTTCAAGAACTACAGAAAAATAAAGAGACTAACACATTTAAAAAATTAGCATTACAAAGACTTGAGAAAGTACAAGAAGATATTAGTGAAAGTCATTACAAGAGAATGATGAGAGGTTTTGTTAATGATGTCTTTCCGTTTATAGGGGCTAAGCCTATAGATGATGTAACAGCTGATGATATTATCGATATAATGCAAAGAATGGAGAAGAGAGGAGTTAAAGAAAGTGCAAGAAAACTCTATCAAGCTATCAGTAAAACATACAAGTGGGCTGTAAGTAATCGTTATGCTAAAAGAAATCCTGCTAATGATATTGATTTAAATGAACTTTTAGGAAAACGACAAGTAACACATCATGCGACTTTTACAGATGATGTAAATATTTCAAGATTACTATTTGCAATAGAAAAATATCAAGGTGAAATAACTACAAAACATGCTTTAAAACTTATGGCTTATACTAGTTTAAGAACAGCCAATATTGTTGAAGCAGAATGGAGTGAGATTGACTTTAGAAATAAACAATGGAATATTCCTGCTAGAAAAATGAAAACAAGAAGCGATCATATTGTCCCTCTTACAAATACTACACTAAAAATATTTGAAGAGATGAGAGAATATACAGGTAAGAATAAATATATTTTTACTGGTACAAAAGGGAAGAATACACATATTGGTAGTGAAACACCAAGAAATGCTATAAGAAATATGGGCTTTACATCAAAAGAATTTACACCTCATGGATTTAGAGCTATGTTCAGTAGTATCGCACATGAAAAAAGTCCTTTTAAATATGAAGTCATTGAAGTGCATTTAGCTCATAGTATAGGTAATAGTGTTTCTAAAGCATATAATCGTGCAAAGTATCTTGATGAAAGAAGAGAGCTTATGCAATGGTGGAGTGATTATTTAAATGGGGTGATATCTAATGAAACCTAA
- a CDS encoding helix-turn-helix domain-containing protein: MSKKYIRAKEVAQYLGIGLSTVWLYAKQGKLHPKKISDRVTVFEVSELDALFNSEVEV; encoded by the coding sequence ATGAGTAAAAAATATATAAGAGCCAAAGAAGTTGCTCAATATTTGGGTATAGGGTTAAGTACTGTTTGGTTATATGCTAAACAAGGAAAATTACATCCTAAAAAAATTAGTGACAGAGTTACAGTTTTTGAAGTATCAGAATTAGATGCTTTATTTAATAGTGAAGTGGAGGTATAA
- a CDS encoding primase-helicase family protein: MKKQETSKKKPIDIITNTLSMSFARVRKDKVTTFGYKMKHFNNAEEFIVQLNSEATIPVSVEGGHRKTSNITEVFGWIRFDTDLEGEADELEKLFIEYNLWFIKKPSTNHKSNPYKFHFLIQVTNVAQHPTAYKLQVAEFMERFNVPKIQDMRATTSLAQNLNPCKEDVSYCRKHTVINEGEVVELKTIDEEFEPIKEGRYANCQIKGDLELPEFIGEKALKIPPVNKKTGEVQTPILSRDGFILSEDGWIKFSEIEEFLHTQPKGTRYSQLACPICNKEHSDGTGFTTGYAFAYISNNEKKQLIVQCGGSGCSGHSLYILDDGRKEANKTLTQTEVMKMIEDAEFFEYTAIEPLLDAIACVDVKAVRGSLCNQLKDRAERTYKYSVVDLKKDVEKRVKDQKDATGSFSLTSLFEHPLFWDSNKAVMAEVGEGVFRIYKPTDFNQTVASRSKGAITVKDVTNYRHTIPEKILVYKPDHDNSKKLFEDGLEAINIYQTPPFKRDKSIKTMPPYTKQFLNTLFESDKKAKKYFIHWLAYIVQKRKKTGIAWVFHGLQGSGKGITATIISHLVGKRNCRLNLGNTDLESQFNGYMFQSMFLEFNEVAIDIKSRTKISNTLKTIITDSAVEINQKNVKQFSAINYTNVIISSNSSKPIQIEPDDRRFNVVTTKNKLIEQSWWNEKAHDQIMFEVEEFYNYLMNLVIDVKKATRVMKNSIAKENMVGLTNNKMNQLIDALRIMSFEKFTNLFGFEPKDKQYQEAKWSFKHKRFRTTFLIDCLAQSGIESFAFTKDEHKFDRAYQTRTSKLLHCELKSILEYEKSSSIRGFDKKQSSHLIFK, from the coding sequence ATGAAAAAGCAAGAGACCTCTAAAAAGAAGCCTATTGATATTATAACAAATACTTTATCAATGAGCTTTGCAAGAGTAAGAAAAGATAAAGTAACAACTTTTGGCTATAAAATGAAACATTTTAACAATGCTGAAGAATTCATAGTTCAACTAAACTCTGAAGCCACTATACCTGTATCTGTAGAAGGTGGACATAGAAAAACTTCAAACATTACTGAGGTGTTTGGTTGGATTAGATTTGATACTGACCTTGAAGGTGAAGCTGATGAGTTAGAGAAATTGTTTATAGAATACAATTTGTGGTTTATTAAAAAACCTTCAACGAATCATAAAAGTAATCCTTATAAGTTTCACTTTTTAATTCAAGTGACTAATGTGGCTCAACATCCAACAGCTTATAAACTTCAAGTGGCTGAATTTATGGAACGTTTTAATGTTCCTAAAATACAGGATATGAGAGCTACAACCTCTTTAGCTCAAAACTTGAATCCCTGTAAAGAAGATGTGTCTTATTGTAGAAAACATACAGTAATAAATGAAGGTGAAGTGGTTGAACTTAAAACAATTGATGAAGAATTTGAACCTATAAAAGAGGGTAGATATGCTAATTGTCAAATTAAAGGTGATTTAGAATTACCAGAGTTTATCGGTGAAAAAGCACTTAAAATTCCACCTGTAAATAAAAAAACGGGTGAAGTACAAACTCCAATACTTTCAAGAGATGGATTTATATTATCTGAAGATGGATGGATTAAGTTTTCAGAAATTGAAGAGTTTTTACATACCCAACCTAAAGGTACAAGATATTCTCAATTAGCTTGTCCAATATGTAATAAAGAACATTCTGATGGTACAGGTTTTACCACTGGGTATGCTTTTGCGTATATAAGTAATAATGAGAAAAAACAGTTAATTGTACAGTGTGGAGGTTCTGGATGTAGTGGACATTCTTTGTATATTTTAGATGATGGAAGAAAAGAAGCAAATAAGACTCTTACACAAACTGAGGTTATGAAGATGATTGAAGATGCTGAGTTTTTTGAATATACAGCAATAGAACCACTTTTAGATGCTATAGCATGTGTAGATGTAAAAGCTGTAAGAGGATCATTGTGTAATCAATTAAAAGATCGTGCTGAAAGAACATACAAATATTCAGTAGTTGATCTAAAAAAAGATGTTGAAAAACGTGTAAAAGATCAAAAAGATGCAACAGGTTCATTTTCACTTACTTCTTTATTTGAACATCCTCTTTTTTGGGATTCTAATAAAGCTGTAATGGCTGAAGTTGGTGAAGGTGTATTTAGAATTTATAAACCTACAGACTTTAATCAGACTGTGGCTAGTAGATCAAAAGGTGCAATTACTGTCAAAGATGTAACTAACTACAGACATACAATACCTGAAAAGATTTTAGTTTATAAACCTGACCATGATAATTCAAAAAAATTATTTGAAGATGGTTTAGAGGCAATTAATATTTATCAAACTCCCCCATTTAAAAGAGATAAGTCTATTAAAACAATGCCTCCTTATACTAAACAGTTTTTAAACACTTTATTTGAAAGTGATAAAAAGGCAAAAAAATATTTTATCCATTGGTTAGCCTATATTGTTCAAAAAAGAAAAAAAACTGGTATAGCATGGGTATTTCATGGTTTACAAGGATCTGGAAAAGGAATTACAGCGACTATAATAAGTCATTTAGTAGGTAAAAGGAACTGTAGATTAAATCTTGGAAATACGGATTTAGAAAGTCAGTTTAATGGTTATATGTTTCAGTCTATGTTTTTAGAATTTAATGAAGTAGCTATAGATATAAAAAGTAGAACGAAAATATCTAATACTTTAAAAACAATTATTACTGATTCAGCAGTAGAGATTAATCAAAAGAATGTGAAACAATTTTCAGCGATTAATTATACAAATGTAATCATAAGTAGTAATAGTTCAAAACCCATCCAAATTGAACCTGATGATCGTAGATTTAATGTTGTAACAACTAAGAATAAATTGATTGAACAATCTTGGTGGAATGAAAAGGCACACGATCAAATAATGTTTGAAGTGGAAGAATTCTATAACTACTTGATGAATTTAGTTATAGATGTAAAAAAGGCTACAAGGGTAATGAAGAATTCTATTGCCAAGGAAAATATGGTTGGATTGACTAATAATAAAATGAATCAGTTAATTGATGCTTTGAGAATAATGAGTTTTGAAAAATTTACAAATCTCTTTGGATTTGAACCGAAAGATAAACAATATCAAGAAGCCAAATGGTCATTTAAACATAAAAGATTTAGAACCACTTTTTTAATTGATTGTCTTGCTCAAAGTGGTATAGAGTCATTTGCGTTTACGAAAGATGAACATAAATTCGATAGAGCTTATCAAACAAGGACAAGTAAATTACTTCATTGTGAATTAAAGTCTATATTGGAGTATGAAAAAAGTTCTTCTATACGAGGTTTTGATAAAAAACAATCAAGTCACCTTATTTTTAAGTGA